One Thermodesulfobacteriota bacterium genomic window carries:
- a CDS encoding CTP synthase has product MGASSKFIFVTGGVVSSLGKGLASAAIGALLESRGLSVTLQKLDPYINVDPGTMNPFQHGEVFVTDDGAETDLDLGHYERFTHAHLGKANNFTTGRIYDSVISKERRGDYLGGTVQVIPHITDEIKQSIRSLENTADIVITEIGGTIGDIESLPFLEAIRQMRADVGKENVIYIHLTLVPHIATAREVKTKPTQHSVKELRSIGIQPDILLCRTGVFLEDSIKKKIALFCDVSKDAVITAIDVDNIYEVPLIFHQEGLDDKIVEMLHIWTRAPKLDFWMGLSEKIRNPKHHVRIGVVGKYTNLTESYKSLNEALYHGGFANNAKVHLMFIDSETITPENRADKLAGVDGILVPGGFGSRGVEGKILACQYARENKVPFFGICLGMQVAVVEFARNVAGLKGAHSSEFDRDTAYPVIYLMREWFDEQTGTTQKRDLSSDKGGTMRLGAYSCSVAGNTFAHAAYGAGTISERHRHRYEFNNEYRAPLEKAGLIISGTSPNGELVEIVEVKDHPWFLGCQFHPEFKSRPENPHPLFRGFIKASLEYAGGKS; this is encoded by the coding sequence TGTAACCGGCGGCGTGGTGTCTTCTCTGGGCAAGGGGCTGGCGTCTGCCGCCATCGGCGCCCTTCTGGAAAGCCGGGGGCTGTCGGTTACGCTTCAGAAACTGGATCCGTATATCAACGTGGACCCCGGCACCATGAACCCCTTCCAGCACGGGGAAGTGTTTGTCACCGACGACGGCGCGGAAACCGACCTGGACCTGGGGCATTATGAGCGCTTCACCCACGCCCATCTGGGCAAGGCCAACAACTTCACCACCGGCCGGATTTATGATTCGGTGATTTCCAAGGAACGCCGGGGGGATTACCTGGGCGGCACGGTCCAGGTGATCCCTCACATCACCGATGAGATCAAGCAGAGCATCCGCTCCCTGGAAAATACGGCCGATATCGTCATCACGGAAATCGGCGGCACCATCGGCGATATCGAAAGCCTGCCGTTTCTGGAGGCCATCCGCCAGATGCGGGCGGACGTGGGCAAAGAAAACGTGATTTACATTCACCTCACCCTGGTGCCCCACATCGCCACCGCCAGGGAAGTCAAAACCAAGCCGACCCAGCACAGCGTCAAGGAACTGCGGAGCATCGGCATTCAGCCGGACATTCTGCTCTGCCGGACCGGCGTCTTTCTGGAAGATTCCATCAAGAAGAAAATCGCCCTGTTCTGCGATGTCAGCAAAGACGCGGTCATTACGGCCATTGACGTGGATAATATTTATGAGGTGCCCCTGATTTTTCACCAGGAGGGACTGGATGACAAGATCGTGGAAATGCTCCACATCTGGACCCGGGCGCCGAAACTCGATTTCTGGATGGGGTTGTCCGAAAAAATAAGGAACCCCAAACATCACGTTCGCATCGGCGTGGTCGGCAAATACACCAACCTGACCGAATCTTATAAAAGTCTGAATGAAGCCTTGTATCACGGCGGGTTTGCCAACAACGCCAAGGTCCACCTGATGTTCATCGATTCGGAAACCATTACCCCGGAAAACCGCGCCGACAAGCTGGCCGGCGTCGACGGCATTCTGGTGCCGGGCGGATTCGGCTCCCGGGGGGTGGAAGGAAAAATTCTGGCCTGCCAGTATGCCCGGGAAAACAAAGTGCCTTTTTTCGGCATCTGCCTGGGCATGCAGGTGGCGGTAGTGGAGTTTGCCAGGAACGTGGCCGGGCTGAAAGGCGCGCACAGTTCCGAGTTCGACCGGGACACGGCCTACCCCGTTATCTATCTGATGCGGGAATGGTTTGATGAGCAGACGGGCACTACCCAGAAACGGGACCTCTCTTCGGATAAAGGCGGCACCATGCGCCTGGGCGCTTACTCCTGCAGCGTGGCCGGAAACACGTTCGCCCATGCCGCTTATGGCGCCGGCACTATTTCCGAACGCCACCGCCACCGCTATGAATTCAACAATGAATACCGGGCGCCCCTGGAAAAGGCCGGCCTGATCATCAGCGGCACCTCCCCCAACGGCGAGCTGGTGGAGATCGTGGAAGTCAAGGACCATCCCTGGTTTTTGGGCTGCCAGTTTCATCCGGAATTCAAGTCCCGGCCGGAAAACCCCCATCCCCTGTTCCGGGGTTTTATTAAGGCATCTCTGGAATACGCCGGCGGGAAGTCGTAA